Below is a window of Malus domestica chromosome 13, GDT2T_hap1 DNA.
TCCCTTATGTAATGGTAATCTATTTCCACATGCTTGGTACGAGCATGGAAAACAGGGTTGGAAGCAAGGGCGATCGCAGAAACATTATCACACCAAATTTGAGGAAGAGAAGGCAGCTTGAAACCAATATCAGTGAACAATTTGCAGATCCATGTTAATTCAGCAGCAGTGTGTGCCAAGGACCTATATTCAGCTTCGGTGGAGGAACGAGCAACGGTGTGTTGCTTCTTGGCACTCCAGCTGATGAGAGAGGATCCAAGAAAGATGCAAAATCCCCCAGTAGAACGTCTATCCCAGGAACagcctgcccaatcagcatcagaatATGCGTTGAGAGTAAGAGGAGCCGAGTTTTTAGGAAACCAGAGACCATAGCCAAGTGTTCCCTTAAGATAGCGAAGTATGCGCTTCACTGCTTGAAAATGGGGTTCCCGAGGagaatgcataaactgacagACCAAGTTTACTGAAAAGGAGAGATCCGGACGAGTCCATGTAAGATACTGAAGAGCACCAACAATAGAGCGATATTCCTCTGGATTATCCAATGGAGAACCAGTGAGATCAAGCTTAGTAGAACCAAGAGGAGTGGTGCAGGGCTTTGCTCCATCCATTTTAGTGCGTTTGAGAAGATCTAAGATGTACTTAGATTGATGAATAAAGATTCCTGTAGAATCTCGGGTAACCTCCAAACCAAGGAAAAAATGCAGATCGCCTAAATCCTTAATGGGAAACTGATCACTAAGTTGAGAGATAACATTAGTGCAGGCTGTGGAAGAAGGTCCGGTGACAAGAATGTCGTcaacataaaccaaaacaatCACCAAGACAGGTTGTTGCAACACAAACAAGCTGTGATCAGATTGTGAGGCCTTAAATCCCATAGAGAATAGAGCAGATTGCAGTTTTTCAAACCAAGCCCGAGGAGCTTGTTTCAAGCCATAGAGGGATTTTTGCAAGTGACAAACATAAGAAGATTTGTCCTGATCAATGAAGCCTGGAGGCTGAGACATATACACATCTTCCTTGAGAGAGCCATGCAAGAACGCATTACTGACATCCAATTGATGCAGAAACCAATTTGACTGAACTGCAAGAGTGAGAAGAAGTCGAATTGTAACTGGTTTAGCCACTGGGCTAAACGTATCACTGTAATCAATACCCTCCTGCTGATTGTAGCCCTTAGCTACTAACCGGGCTTTATAACGGTCCACAGAACCATCAGGGTTCCTTTTAATCTGGAAGACCCATTTGCACCCAACGAGATTGTAAGAAGGATCAGAAGGAACCAATGTCCAAGTTCTTGTATTTTGCAGAGCATTAAACTCATCCTGCATTGCAGTTCTCCAATGGGGATATTTGGATGCCTGAATGTATGTAGTTGGAACAAATTCAGTGTTTAAGTTGGAAGGAAGAGGATGCTTGGTAACAGTAAAGGCCTTGGGTTTAAAAATTCCAGATTTGGACCTGGTTTGCATAGGATGAGTAGAGACAGGAAGGGTTGGAGGTGGGACAGGGACAATATCAGGAACTGGGACAATATTAGGAACTGAGACAGGTGCAGGTACAGAAACTGATTCAGATGCAAAGTCAGTAGGACTTACAGAGGGTGGAGGTTGAAAGACAGGGGGAGAGGTAAGGGATTGTGAACGTGTAATAGAAGGAGTAAGAGGGGATGAAGAATAAAGGTTGGGAAAGGTAAGGGAAAATGAGGAAGGAGTGACTGAGGAGGAAGCACAAGAGGGTAGCTGTGAAACAAGAGAGGGATTATGAAATGGGAATGTGGTTTCATCAAAGTAGACATGCCGGGAGACATACACTCTATTGGTGAAGGGGTCTAAGCATCTGTAACCTTTGTGAACCAAACTGTAGCCAATAAAAACGCATAACTTGCTCTTGGGGTCGAGTTTGGACTGTGTATATGGCTTGAGCCAAGGATAGCAGCTGCAACCAAAGATTTTCAGTTGAGTATAATCTGGTTTCTTCTTGAAAAATTGCTCCCAGGGTGAAGATTTAGCAGTTGGAGGAAGCCGATTAATGAGATAAACTGCAGTGAGAAATGCTTCTACCCAAAATTGATGAGGAACCTGAGATGCAATAAGTAGTGTCCTGGCTGTTTCCACAATGTGTCGGTGTTTCCGTTCTGCACACCCGTTCTGCTGAGGAGTGTATGGACAGCTAAAATGTTGATGAATGCCATGACTGGACAAATGCTGTTTGAACTGAGTACTAATAAACTCACCCCCTGAGTCACATCTCAAAGTGCCAATTTTGTGACCAGACAGATCTTCAACAAGAGCTTGAAAGTGAACAAAAACTTGAAATACTTCTGATTTATGTTTGAGAGGATACAGCCAAGTGTACTTAGTAAAGTCATCAACAAATATGACATAGAATCGATATCCACTGATAGAAGACAGGGGAGcgggaccccaaacatccgcaTGAACCAACTCTAAAGATCTAGAAGAATGACAAATAGAATTCTGAAAAGGTAACTTGGCACATTTGCCTAAAACACAATTCGAACAGAAAGATTGTTTGACAATAGTAGATAAAGGCAAGGAAGACTTTGAGATCACAGATTGCAAAGTCTTGAACGTTGGATGCCCCAAACGTTGATGCCAAGTGTGTTGTGATGCCTTGAGTGCAGTAAGACCATGATGCTTCGATGAAGACTGAGAAGAGGCAGAAAAGGGATAGAGACCACAGCGAACAGGAGCTCTAAAAAGCATCCTCCCCGTAGTAAGATCCTTGACATGAAAGTCAAAAGGATTTAGAGTTAAGGAACACCAATTGTCTCTAAGAAACATATTTGCAGAAACAAGATCATGCTTCAAGTGTGGAACATGCAACACATTTTGTAATTTAAAAGTAGCAGAAGGAGTATGAAGTAACGAGGAACCAGAGTGGAGAATCGGCAAACCTTGGCCGTCTCCAATGTAGACTTTATCGGGGCCACTGTAAGGTTGTGGATTCTGAAGATTTTGGAGGTTGTTGGTCATATGAGAGCTTGCTCCAGAGTCAAGTAGCCacggaggagaagaagaggcaTTTGAGCGAGCATACATAGCAAGCTTAGCTGGTGGAATACGGCCTTGAAAATTGGGATTCATACGATTGGAGCAGTCAATCGCTTGATGACCAGTGTCTTCACAGATTTGACAAGGAACATTCCTGGAATTATTGTTAAAGAACCGAGCACCATTACGAAATCCTTCACCATTACGATTTCCTTCACGATTAGAAGCATTCTTGTTGATGTGGTTACGAGTGTATCGATTGCGATTATTATAATTCCTTTGAGAATTATTGCGCTGAAAATTGCCTCTGTTGAAATTAGAGGAATGAGGAGGCTGAGCAATATACGCCTGAGGTGTAGGAAGGAGTGGAGGTGAAGACGCTGGAATAGACTGAAAAGCTTGATAGGGTGCAGAATTTGTTCCTTGAGTGGAATGCTTGCGAGCAAGAGCCATTTCTTTACTTAACAAAAATCCGTGAAGATCATCAACAGTAGTATCAGCAAGTCGAAACTGAACAGAATCCACAAAAGAATCATACTCATCAGGTAAGCCATTGAGAATGATGAGAAGTAGATCATGATCATCCACAGGAGCACCAGCGGCGGCAAGAGCATCAGTAGCCTCCTTGATGCGTTGGAGATACTCCGAAATAGAAGATGAACCTTTCTTGGCAGATTGCAAGGTTGAACGGAGTTGATGAATGTGAGAACGAGATACACCGCCAAACCGCCGTTCAAGATTTTGCCAGAGTTCTCGCGCAGATTGAACGCCAACAGTGAAAGGAATCAGATCTTCCGAAAGTGTGGAATTGATCCAGATAATGATGTTCTGATCCTTCTCATACCACAATTCATAGTCTGGATTAGGAACGGAGGTGAATCGACCAGAATCATCAGCAAGAAATTGAGGCGGTGGAGGTTCAGATCCGTCAACAATACCGGTAAGTTTGTAGCGACGAAAGATCGGCTCGAAGAGAGATCGCCACACAAGATAGTTATGGCGCTTGAGCTTAGTCTGAATCATGTTGCCGATATTGTGTATCGTAATCGAGTTGATCGAGGCCTGAATTgaagaattagggtttgtggGCAACTGAACCGAAGGATGAGgatttggagaagaagaaggaggatcaGCAAGCACAGGAGGAGAAGGATGGTGCGCGATCACTGGGGAAGAAGAAGTCGAAGAATTGGCCGCCATAGATTGTTGATTGCAGAGAGAAAATGACAGGAATGAGACCTGTTTGGTTACTAAGAAAATGAGAGGAAGCGTACGAAGGATCTTAGTCGGGAGACTTTAGGCGAGTGATACCATATTGAGAAATGATTTTCATTTCCTCAAAGGATAAGTTACAAGAGTATTTATATGGAAGCTAAATACAACAGACTAACAGAGTAAAGGAAAGTTACAAGTGTGGTAATTTTCCTAACTAACTTTTAACTGTTTGTTATTACTATTATGTTGAGTTACTTGAGTAACTTTCTCTTCAGCTAGGGCGTGGTTCAATGAGAAGGGAACTGGTTTAGATTCCGGAGCTGATGATGTTTATGCCAAAGCTTCAGCTTGGTACCATGTCACATATCATCCTGattattttggtacatacaaCGAGGGGATGAATCGTGACCATTTCATCAGCTTTCCATGGTGCGTTTATGACAAGCTCGTCCTCATCAAAAAGGATAAAGCAAGTATACACATGTCATCTCTAGGACGCCAATTCTGGGATGGGTTGCATTTGAGTTGAGAAAGTTGGAagttttgtatgtttgtttcttGATGATGGTGTAAGCTCGTAAATTGCTTATGCTGATGGTAAAAAATTGAGTGCATTTTGCTTATTGTATAATAGAATAATGGGTCGATCTTCGGTTTCTTGTTTCTGACACTCGAAAGTTGGTTTGAAAGGTCGTCGTACTTTTCTGGATAGAACGTTTATTGAGATGCAAGTATGCAATAGCATAAGATATCATATGTAAGGATAAATGCTTGTAATTATTTGAGTTTCAAGTTTCTTGCAATGTATGAATTGCTTTGTAAATTGATATTTTATGAAAAGTCTCTTGCAATTTATGAAATGCTTTGTAAATGGATGTTTTATGAAGTAATTTATAAAATATCCCTTCCTAAAGCATTTCAACGGCAAAATCATAAATTTTTTATGGGCCGTCTACCTAAAACAGTCGCACATTTCTCATACAACATTAGAAATAAGTATTAAATGTTATTTCAACCTTTTTACTCATCGAATTTCTATAGAGGAGTCTTAAAGGATGATATGAAAAATTGCATTATGTCTAAATGTATATCAATCAAATTATGGGAAAACTTTTACACAATAGTATATTGCAGAAGACATGCAATTTTTCACTACCCTTGCTACTTTAtttagagaaatttttagttgtgacgggaaatATTGGAGGAAACGCACGGGTAATGAATTTcccagtttccaaaaaaaaaatatatatatatatatatatatattttgaaggAAACTAAACATATTAAACTCTCAATATTAGCTCGCAGAAAAAATGGTTCTGCATTTGGGTTCCATGATTAAACTCATCCAAATGAATGTTCAGGAAGTGATCTTGATGGAGATATAGACTTTGTCTGTTGGACCAAGAATTGATTCCTCAGAGACAAATCCAACGTATGGATTAAACCCCAGCACCAACTATAGAATTAGATCACGATGTCACAATGGATCTTGTGGCTatgctcaattttattttttattttcctacAAAGTTGATTTGAATTTTAGTGACgattaaaaaatagaaaattctATAATGCTGGTTAGTTTGAAATTCTTGGATTATTGGATTATCATGTTGTTGTACAGAATTTAGTGGAATAAGATTTGTTGTTGTAATGATGGTTTCTATAGACCGAAAAaagcaaaataaataaataaaagtatcTAGAAGTTTATCGGTCACTCTTCCGAACATTTCATCGATGACCTCACTTCCAAAGTGTCTGGCAAACATCCCCTCCATTGCAGCCCTTACATGTTTCACACCAAAGTTGGTATGTCAACTGGACGACCTTTCAGCCATGCTGCTGGGTTTGACGACTCCATTCTCCCTTTCTTAAGGCACCCGTCTTTCTCTACTATCTCCTCCATCTCCTCTAACGAGGCTGCATAATATGGCAAGTTGAAGGAATCCGCTTCACTTTCTTCAATTATTCCctgtggaagaaaaaggaaatgcAACATATTCCAACATGAATTTATGCAGTTGTTCTTTTCCAGTCATCTCTGTTTTAACTGTATATAATTATGttattctttttaattattatgtttgtgggtcaacaattattttgttttctaaaaCACCTCTTTGAGGAAAAAAATTTAGAGAACGAAAATCTATGGTTGTGcttcaaatattaaaaaaaaaaaattattagagaACACTAAATAAACAATAAACGAACATTTCAGttaatgaattttttctttACTTAAAGATTTGTAAAAAGTTATATTTTCCAGTAAAAACACTTATTGGCTCCTCTACACTTTTTAGAGCCCCAGCATGTGCAATTCTACTTTCGTGTTTTTGTCTATTTGTGATATCCTTTAACGCACACCAaagttattttaatattttcaatgTAAATTATAGCAGCTTAACGAAAAGATTtcagtactgtttactttaaagaaaaatcacattttaaagctaaaaagtcaatcatggtactattcattttactatttattttgttcttatcattaaaactcaaaattttcaagacattttcattaattttccttataaaTAATGAGTTATCGATTTACCTCTTTTGCCATGTCCATGAGGCTAGACGATATACAATTGTACAACATACCCGCTGGGATTTCAGAATGAGGCATCCCTTTGGGGATTCCAGACAAGATCATTACCATCATTCCTCCAGGCACAAGCTCTTTGGCCCTAACATTCAAAAAGTTCTTCAAGCCCTCGGCAAACTGCAACGCATAAGCATCAAGGAGCTTGTGACATGATGTGTAATGAGTATTTCTTACGGCACTTCTTGAGTTCAATTCTCAATACTAAAGAATTATACGATGGCgaacagaaaatgttaaaatACTTTTGTGAGTGTTCTTGACCCCAAGAGAGTGAAATACATCTTTAAAAATGGCATTTAAGAAATTTGAGTACAGAAACACATCATGAAGTTTGAGGATTAATTGTAGATAAAATTAGTTCACGCCGTAATTGcacaaaactttaaaactctagGGGCATTTGTGCAATTTTACCaataaaaagaaggaagaagatgctGAATAAGCTTATCCTATCCGTTACTGCCACACGCTGCTGGTCTGCTAGCTCCCGCTCTGTGTCATCCATGGCAACCTCCCTGCTCTTTCTTCCTCCAGCTCCACCTCTCAgctttccttcttcctccttcaagGCATTCTCTTTCTCTCAAGCTTTCTCTGTCTAATATTTGATATGATTTGCTAAATAGCTGCTAATAGTTTCAATTTTTACAGGGAAATGCGAGAAACTTGGGGCAAAAACTGTGTAGAGTTCCCTCCGTCAAGGTGATCGGAGCTACAGAAAGAAGACCACTGGTGATTTTGAATAAGGCGGCGGCGTCCACCGTCGGGGCTCCGGTCGGCAATGTGCGGTTCAGGCTGGACAATTTGGGCCCGCAACCCGGGTCCAGAAAGAAGGGCAAGAGAAAGGGAAGAGGTATAGCAGCCGGGCAAGGGAACAGCTGCGGGTTCGGTATGCGGGGACAGAAGTCTCGGTCCGGACCCGGCGTCCGCCCTGGATTTGAAGGCGGTCAGATGCCGCTTTACCGTCGACTTCCCAAACTTAAGGGAATTGCTGGAGGTAGTTACATTATCTCGTCTTTTATTTCTTGATTGCGAATGCACGCCATGTGTTCGTGAAAATGCTTCAGTGACATTTGTTCGTGCATTGCTCAaagcttgttttgttttcttgacaagGTATGAGTGCGGGGCTACCGAAGTATGTCCCTGTTAACTTGAAAGACATAGAAGCCGCAGGGTTTCAAGAAGGCGAAGAAGTGTCATTGCAAACTTTGAAGAACAAGGGTCTGATCAACCCATCCGGAAGAGAACGGAAACTCCCTTTGAAGGTATATACTTTAAATTGTCTGCTCTACACAATGTAAAATGTTCGAATGCTCATATATAATATGCTGCTTTAAACTTTAAAGTATGGATGGATAAATCAAACCTTGAGTCTTACACCTAGCGTTAGTATTTAGTCATCTTTTCCGTTTGTTAACTTACTAATGTCGCCTGTTTCTCATGCCTAAACCCTGTAAATCTGGCCTCTATACCTCTGTTGGGCCGCTGCGCCATGCTAAATGCGACAATGAGCCTTGGGAAATGCAAAACAGTGATAATCTCTAGCTGAAAATTCCTCCTTCAGAttgttgtttcttttgtttttaatgaTAGTGTAACTGGCAGAGAATCATAGTGTAGAACTTTCAGCCTGGATGATTTTCTAATTACTAGATTTCGTGTTTTGGTTAAAGCATCCCAACTGCGATGCATTCTGGCCAAAACTTGGCAAATCCACATGTGTGATCCAGCACTTATGCAATTGATAGTATATTAGGTtttctttgtaattttgtaaaaatgcaGTATAAGTAGGCTTATTTACCTTATTCAGCAGCTGTAATGCGTCCTTTACGATTAAAGTATCCGGATGATACATTGAGATTTTAATGGAAAAACTATAGAATAATAGAAATGTGGTACAAGCATTAGGGCCACTGCAAGCTTCATGTGGCCCGATAATTCCTAAGCTTCACAGGAACGTTACAAAACTTAGGTATTTATCACTGTGCACTGCTCGTTAAGCATCTTGGTATGGTAAAAGAATAAAGTTGCCTGCTCTCTATTTTTCTAGATTCTTGGTGATGGGGAGCTAAGTGTGAAGCTGGATATAAAGGCACGTGCCTTCTCAGCAGCAGCAAAGGAGAAACTAGAGGCTGCTGGGTGCAACCTCACTGTATTGCCGGGTAGGAAGAAGTGGGTAAAGCCATCGGTTGCCAAGAACCTTGCACGCGCTGATGAATACTTTGCCAAGAAAcgagctgctgctgctgctgctgcaactGATTCTGTGTCTGCGTAGACGACTTCA
It encodes the following:
- the LOC103435710 gene encoding large ribosomal subunit protein uL15c-like, with protein sequence MLNKLILSVTATRCWSASSRSVSSMATSLLFLPPAPPLSFPSSSFKGNARNLGQKLCRVPSVKVIGATERRPLVILNKAAASTVGAPVGNVRFRLDNLGPQPGSRKKGKRKGRGIAAGQGNSCGFGMRGQKSRSGPGVRPGFEGGQMPLYRRLPKLKGIAGGMSAGLPKYVPVNLKDIEAAGFQEGEEVSLQTLKNKGLINPSGRERKLPLKILGDGELSVKLDIKARAFSAAAKEKLEAAGCNLTVLPGRKKWVKPSVAKNLARADEYFAKKRAAAAAAATDSVSA